gGTTGAAAAATATAGACCAAATGTGctaaatgatataatatcGCATGAACAAGTAATATCAACTATTAAAAGATTCGTTCAGAAAGGTGAGTTACCACATTTACTTTTACATGGTCCCCCAGGTACAGGGAAAACATCTACGATATTGGCTGTGTGTAAAGAATTATATGGAGATAAGAGAAGTTCATTTGTTTTAGAATTGAATGCTTCTGATGATAGAGGTATAAACGTTATTCGTGatcaaataaaaacatttgCTGAATCAAAAAATCATTATACAACATGTGAAAAAACAActttaaaattaattattcTAGATGAAGCAGATCATATGACATATCCTGCTCAAAACGCTATGAGAAGGATTATGGAGAACTATGCTAAAAATGTGCGTTTTTGTTTGTTATGtaattatgtaaataaaataactCCCGCTATACAATCTAGATGTACGGCTTTTCGTTTTGCCcctttaaaaaaagaatatatgaaaaataaagcACTAGATATAGCAAAATCTGAGAATGTAAATTTAACTGAAGGAGGAATAGATAGTCTTATACGTGTAGGACATGGAGATATGAGAAGAATTTTAAATTGTTTACAAGTAGTATCATTAAGTCATAAAAATCTTGTCATTGATGaaaatgttattttatCAACATTAGATATCCCATTACCTAGTGAAACCAAGAAAATATTGgaatattttacaaaagGTTCTATAAAAGAATCATACGAATTTGTTAGTAATTTACAATATGATAAAGGATATTCAACAAAAGATATTATGATGTGTTTATATGAATCAGTTTTAACATATGATTTCCCTGATTCGGCTTTTTGTCTTTTACTTAAAAATTTTGGAGAAATAGAAGAAAGATGTTCTTCTGGAGCTAGCGAACAAATTACTTTATCTGCTTTAATTAGTGCATTCGTAGAATTTCGAACAGAACTTTtcaaattaaaatatgatatgagcaacatttaaattatataataaaagaatataaacatatatatatttcttacATTAATTTAtgcaaatatatatatatatatatatatatatatatatcaatgTTGTCTTAATTAATTATTCGATGGAAAAACTGTAATCGTAAAACagtttaatttttttcttcttttttttttaacttttatacatttttgttttaactaaaatatatatatataaacacataaaatatatatattaaaaggtgatttataaaaaatatatacaaaaaatatttatacatatatatatatatatatatatatatatatatatatatatttatatatatatatatataatactttCTAAAAATTAAATCGAACTTTAAggaatattaatatatatattgtaaaaatatatgtacaaaccaaaatattttttttattaaataatatatattaaaatatatacctTCCCATTATGTAAAGATTTTATAATGAAGGAAgctttatatatatatatatatatacttttttttattcgTTAATCTATTATTTGTCTATTATAATGTGAGAAATaagaatttataaataattatgtgTAGCCACATGTGTAATTTTGTTTaaacatttaaatataaaccTTATGAGAAagtttaaatataaataatatatatatatatatatataaatatatttatttatttatatgaatatgtGACCCtcttattaatttttatggaaaagtaaaataaaatataaagaaatgaaataataatataagttcattcatttatatatatgaacatttaaaatttttttaaaatagaTAAAATAAGTGATCAAACTTTAAACGgtacaaaaatataaaattaagggaatcaatatataattttatgtGTACATGAAATAGtgtgaaaaaataaaataaaataaaataaaatacattatatatatataaataatatatatattcatatcaATTACACAgctattatatttttacatattttgtgaaaaaaaaaaaaaaagaagaaaaaaataataatgtggccattttaaaataattaactcttttaaatatatatatatatatatatatatatatatatatataatccataatacatattaattaattaattaatttattcatttatttatttatttattttattttattttttgtaaagTGAAAATATGAAGGACATAAAACAGGCAGACGTAAAACATTATCTAGAAACTTATTACACAGATAACAGTATAGGTGATGATTTGAAAGAGGCCTTTGATTATATTGAAAGAAATAAACATAAGAACAATTTCCATAAATTATTTGAAGATTATTTAGAAgattataataagaagttattaaaaaatggaaCCTTGTTAAGAGATCATGTGGTTTATGAATATGAAAGAGTAAAACAGTATAACAGTGAATTAATTGAAACGGAAGGAAGGAgttgtaataataaatatcattattatattaattatgtGAATAGTATAAATGagaattataaatttttagGTCTTGACACAAATGTAATATGTGAttgtataaataagaagatatcattatttttagaattatttttaaaatattctaagaagttaaatttaaatatagaaattgaaccaatattaaatatgaGTGATGATGAATCGTATATATTTGGTCGTATATATACagaaaatgaaatgaatataagtgaatctaatataatattgGAAGGGAATATGAAATGGAATAATGGTGATAAAGCtcaattattaaatttgaCTGATATGAGAAAtgtatgtttttttttaggaCAAATATTAGCTATAAAAGgtaaaaaagaaattaatcaatttagtataaaatattatgttaGTAATGTATATGCTGGATTACCAAGTCATTTAAAAGTTCAAATAGATAAAGAATTTGtattaaaacattttaatacaaaagaaatagaagaagataataagatacatgaaaatatattacatttatataataatgaaaatattcatataatgatttgtaatggatatatttataatgataata
This is a stretch of genomic DNA from Plasmodium reichenowi strain SY57 chromosome 14, whole genome shotgun sequence. It encodes these proteins:
- a CDS encoding DNA polymerase alpha subunit, putative; protein product: MKDIKQADVKHYLETYYTDNSIGDDLKEAFDYIERNKHKNNFHKLFEDYLEDYNKKLLKNGTLLRDHVVYEYERVKQYNSELIETEGRSCNNKYHYYINYVNSINENYKFLGLDTNVICDCINKKISLFLELFLKYSKKLNLNIEIEPILNMSDDESYIFGRIYTENEMNISESNIILEGNMKWNNGDKAQLLNLTDMRNVCFFLGQILAIKGKKEINQFSIKYYVSNVYAGLPSHLKVQIDKEFVLKHFNTKEIEEDNKIHENILHLYNNENIHIMICNGYIYNDNNYSENLDNFLKVVNEKLPHVVLIFGPFLYIRNFSETIQKIGDINIIYENLFKKITKFAKNEILEKTHFFIIPSIYDSINIYPLPQPPFYYENSNINSPNVHFLSNPSYIYINELKIALTSCDIVYNLTRNLLCRPSELKLFYLFEQILRQLSLFPSYPSEYNIEITKFKNLLFQPNRLPDIFIYPSFTNEKSYIKEVHKKLFICPYSIDVNKAQPSKFFSNIYILPPNETNELSKRVVLENIFICNNKTNNI
- a CDS encoding replication factor C3, putative — translated: MTEVEQQRRSELTPWVEKYRPNVLNDIISHEQVISTIKRFVQKGELPHLLLHGPPGTGKTSTILAVCKELYGDKRSSFVLELNASDDRGINVIRDQIKTFAESKNHYTTCEKTTLKLIILDEADHMTYPAQNAMRRIMENYAKNVRFCLLCNYVNKITPAIQSRCTAFRFAPLKKEYMKNKALDIAKSENVNLTEGGIDSLIRVGHGDMRRILNCLQVVSLSHKNLVIDENVILSTLDIPLPSETKKILEYFTKGSIKESYEFVSNLQYDKGYSTKDIMMCLYESVLTYDFPDSAFCLLLKNFGEIEERCSSGASEQITLSALISAFVEFRTELFKLKYDMSNI